The following proteins are encoded in a genomic region of Gimesia algae:
- the larE gene encoding ATP-dependent sacrificial sulfur transferase LarE, whose amino-acid sequence MSLTAELSRKSTRLTEILASMDRIIVAFSAGVDSTVVAQAAFLARGEYALAATAVSPSLASGEKEEAIHLAELIGIPHRLVSTSEFTTAEYRANAPNRCFFCKTELYQILSQSIAGTEWETATLVNGANLDDRGDHRPGMQAATNYHVRSPLIEAEFTKEDVRALAHYWELPIWDKPAHPCLSSRIAYGVEVTEERVQRIDRGEQFLSEQFKIRELRVRLEPNELARIEVPLVEIPKLTTPAALTQISDHFLQLGFRNVTLDLQGFRSGSLNSFLSINDLQIAAPKT is encoded by the coding sequence ATGTCTCTGACCGCAGAATTATCCCGAAAATCCACACGCCTGACGGAAATTCTGGCGAGCATGGACCGGATTATTGTCGCCTTTTCTGCGGGTGTAGACAGTACCGTCGTCGCGCAGGCTGCTTTTCTGGCGCGCGGCGAGTACGCACTGGCGGCCACTGCGGTCAGCCCCAGCCTGGCCTCGGGCGAAAAAGAAGAAGCAATCCACCTGGCCGAACTGATTGGTATTCCACATCGCCTGGTTTCCACATCTGAATTCACCACCGCAGAGTACCGGGCCAATGCCCCGAATCGCTGCTTTTTCTGTAAAACGGAACTGTATCAGATTCTCAGTCAATCCATTGCGGGAACCGAGTGGGAAACCGCCACCCTGGTCAACGGAGCCAACCTGGATGATCGCGGCGATCACCGCCCTGGAATGCAGGCAGCGACAAATTACCATGTACGCAGCCCTCTCATCGAAGCGGAGTTTACCAAAGAAGATGTCCGCGCCCTGGCACATTACTGGGAACTCCCAATCTGGGATAAACCCGCACACCCCTGCCTGTCCAGTCGCATCGCCTATGGTGTCGAAGTCACCGAGGAACGGGTGCAGAGGATTGATCGAGGCGAACAGTTTCTCAGTGAACAGTTTAAGATCCGGGAACTCCGGGTCCGTCTGGAGCCCAATGAACTGGCCCGCATTGAAGTTCCTCTGGTCGAGATCCCCAAACTGACCACCCCTGCAGCGCTCACTCAGATTTCCGACCATTTCCTGCAGCTTGGGTTCCGAAATGTCACACTCGATCTGCAGGGTTTTCGCTCAGGCAGCCTCAATAGTTTTCTTTCCATCAATGATCTGCAGATAGCCGCTCCAAAAACCTGA
- a CDS encoding flagellar biosynthesis anti-sigma factor FlgM translates to MKELAMTADYQLNRSPVLRYHEPHTVTNGRENSTPTGSEPRDRGNAAMDVNGTSSISGSLPISKQTGPSNTNIKQTPASKPISSPQDELEISSAGRMLDEMTNNSDMRAERLAQIKAAIDDGTYDTDEKLDAALSRMLDQISDSE, encoded by the coding sequence ATGAAAGAATTGGCCATGACTGCAGACTACCAGTTGAATCGATCCCCCGTCTTACGATATCATGAACCACATACAGTAACTAATGGTCGGGAGAATTCTACCCCGACAGGTTCAGAACCACGTGACAGGGGGAATGCCGCCATGGATGTTAACGGCACCAGTTCTATTTCCGGATCTCTGCCTATCAGTAAGCAGACCGGTCCGAGCAACACCAACATCAAACAGACACCTGCTTCGAAGCCAATCTCTTCTCCTCAGGATGAACTAGAGATTTCTTCCGCCGGTCGAATGCTGGATGAAATGACGAACAACTCCGATATGCGTGCAGAGCGGTTAGCACAAATCAAGGCGGCTATTGACGACGGAACTTATGATACGGATGAAAAGCTGGATGCAGCTTTGAGCCGTATGCTGGATCAGATATCTGATTCTGAATAA
- a CDS encoding Fur family transcriptional regulator, translating into MLHFESLEIAMSPVEKFREYLASQGIRLTEEREIIVAEVFSSDEQFDADQLVERMADQGVGRRVSRSTVYRTIGWLEKAGMLRKAGRNNDRDIYQPESE; encoded by the coding sequence GTGCTCCATTTTGAAAGCCTGGAAATCGCTATGTCTCCTGTTGAGAAATTCAGAGAGTACCTGGCCTCCCAGGGTATAAGATTGACTGAGGAACGAGAAATCATCGTTGCTGAAGTTTTCTCTTCTGATGAACAGTTTGACGCAGACCAGTTGGTTGAGCGAATGGCAGATCAAGGTGTTGGGCGCCGCGTCAGCCGCTCGACTGTATACCGCACAATTGGTTGGCTGGAAAAAGCAGGAATGCTGCGAAAAGCAGGACGTAACAATGACCGCGATATTTATCAACCTGAATCAGAATAA
- a CDS encoding threonine aldolase family protein, giving the protein MDSDSSSFIDLRSDTKTLPTPEMLQAMISAELGDDMNGEDPTVNRLEAMICDLLGKEAAVFACSGTQSNQMGLRAHCLPGDELLIHELGHIAIFEGGAPAILSGVSCRTLTGERGMLTVEGLRGKIRANDQHLTRTKLLCVENTTNAGGGHYYPLDQLTEICDWAHENGLNTHMDGARIFNACIAGGYSMKEVCAPLDTISICFSKGLGCPMGSILVGSQEAITHARRSRKIFGGALRQAGIVAAACIYALENNIERLQVDHDNARFLAGQLAEIEGISINPEHTETNLVFFDVHPELGNAMQLAAALRKEGVGIGAMGNSTLRACTHLDISRAQIEQVPAAVRAALQAGLDQYQGMATGPYARG; this is encoded by the coding sequence GTGGATTCAGACAGTTCGTCCTTCATCGATCTTCGCAGTGATACAAAAACCCTACCAACCCCGGAAATGTTGCAGGCCATGATCTCTGCAGAGCTGGGCGATGACATGAATGGGGAAGACCCCACCGTCAATCGGCTCGAAGCCATGATCTGCGACCTGCTCGGTAAGGAAGCTGCTGTCTTTGCCTGCTCGGGAACGCAGTCCAATCAGATGGGTCTGCGCGCTCACTGCCTGCCCGGCGATGAACTGCTGATTCACGAACTCGGTCATATCGCGATCTTTGAAGGGGGCGCACCGGCCATTCTCAGTGGCGTCAGTTGTCGTACCTTGACCGGTGAAAGAGGCATGTTGACGGTGGAAGGTCTCCGCGGAAAGATTCGCGCCAATGATCAGCATCTGACACGCACAAAGCTCTTATGCGTAGAAAACACGACCAACGCAGGTGGTGGGCACTATTACCCGCTCGACCAACTCACTGAAATCTGCGACTGGGCGCACGAGAACGGTTTGAATACTCACATGGATGGCGCACGTATTTTTAATGCCTGTATCGCTGGCGGCTATTCGATGAAAGAGGTCTGCGCCCCGCTGGATACCATCTCGATCTGCTTTTCCAAAGGACTGGGTTGCCCGATGGGATCAATTCTGGTCGGTTCTCAGGAAGCGATTACCCACGCCCGCCGCTCACGCAAAATTTTTGGCGGCGCTTTAAGACAGGCGGGGATCGTGGCAGCCGCCTGTATTTATGCCCTCGAAAATAATATCGAACGGCTGCAGGTGGATCATGACAACGCCCGCTTCCTCGCCGGACAGCTGGCTGAGATTGAAGGAATTTCTATCAATCCTGAGCACACCGAGACCAACCTCGTCTTCTTTGATGTCCACCCGGAGCTGGGAAATGCGATGCAACTGGCAGCCGCTCTCAGAAAAGAAGGAGTCGGAATCGGAGCCATGGGGAATTCCACCCTGCGGGCCTGCACGCACCTGGATATCAGCCGCGCCCAGATTGAACAGGTTCCCGCCGCTGTCCGCGCCGCGCTGCAAGCAGGCCTGGATCAGTACCAGGGAATGGCGACCGGCCCGTATGCCCGAGGATAA